In Calliopsis andreniformis isolate RMS-2024a chromosome 6, iyCalAndr_principal, whole genome shotgun sequence, a single genomic region encodes these proteins:
- the LOC143180651 gene encoding cyclin N-terminal domain-containing protein 1 has product MDLDTAYIEPLLEDWLEGLQTIIKEQENLVKANCEFYMPFIAIPAPIVTAIFKIAEYLDLGPDARYIAIHLYDKFMCNYFWEIYNDQTIDQSDSFWSQVCQEISGQSKLYLMSCLQLASKMDSHSKSLGISQILSILRWIDNTSQYTRNIIFLSEFKVFKVVGFRMPFCTPLNCIEVLLAATGLRNTQNIKYLTISLLDLVYLQREKFYSHLQYLIQGHIAKTEQEKKNLMALESNILFLAASVILCGTFFSCIDRKAARLIASKLSELTDIKADDIWNTANILLVMAIQE; this is encoded by the exons ATGGATTTGGATACTGCTTACATTG AACCTCTACTTGAAGACTGGTTAGAGGGTCTTCAAACAATTATTAAAGAACAAGAGAATCTTGTTAAAGCCAACTGTGAATTTTACATGCCCTTTATAG ctataccagctccAATTGTCACTGCAATTTTTAAAATAGCAGAATACTTAGATCTTGGACCAGATGCTAGATATATTGCTATTCATTTATATGATAAATTTATGTGCAACTACTTTTGGGAGATATATAATGACCAAACGATAGATCAGAGTGACAGTTTTTGGTCTCAAGTTTGTCAAGAAATATCTGGTCAATCTAAATTATACCTCATGTCATGTCTACAGTTAGCAAGTAAAATGGATTCACATTCCAAAAGCTTAGGAATATCACAG ATATTAAGTATTTTACGATGGATAGACAACACGTCACAATATACTCGCAACATAATCTTCTTGTCAGAATTTAAAGTATTTAAAGTGGTAGGGTTCAGAATGCCATTTTGTACTCCATTAAATTGTATAGAAGTGCTTTTAGCTGCAACAGGTCTCAGGAATACACAAAACATAAAATATCTAACTATAAGTTTATTGGATTTAGTTTATTTGCAG AGAGAGAAGTTTTACTCGCATTTGCAATATTTAATACAAGGACATATTGCAAAAACTGAACAGGAAAAAAAAAACCTGATGGCTTTAGAATCGAATATATTATTTTTGGCAGCATCCGTTATTCTTTGTGGCACATTTTTTTCATGCATAGACAGAAAAGCAGCAAGACTTATTGCATCAAAATTATCAGAATTGACAGACATAAAAGCCGATGACATTTGGAACACGGCTAATATACTCCTTGTGATGGCAATACAAGAATAA
- the Tsr1 gene encoding tsr1 ribosome assembly factor isoform X2 yields the protein MGIMKQEAHRPGTFKQTNKPHKTGRHRSKGSISSEVKGKVGVKVLSKRARKNLGKEARRHQSSQIRKNKREEILEQKRSLGGSHAAPLLISIIPLQEDLDTQNVLSMIMKADETAIVTNSPCGTIHISVPRFKQRFSIIVPPVGNIFATLDAAKKRQEYKNRVQSAISKWLPEEKILQLDTSVDALNVLRRVGSQKQRTVSYRNKRPYLLAEEIKYKANEDSTDIGTLIISGYLREVSLSVNGLIHVPGFGDFQMIQIDAPEDPYPIDKKERKHCSAMDDESSIRVLERANSKKQESLESENIPDSMDAEQTWPTEEELAQAVAAQKKKIVKKVPKGTSEYQAAWIPDEDGEELSEYSNNESDQMSVDETKSQANSEVEAEEDEEEYETITISEAAFDEQRYDQDIDIIEEKEAMEKLKQAKLDAQFPDEVDTPQDMLAKQRFQKYRGLESFRTSPWDPKENLPIDYARIFQFQNFDRTRKRIFKESREMEGAMPGWYIRIHVANVRRNLFTAFGTLENRPLIVFGLLPNEQKMSLLNVVLKHTNTSPQPVKSKERLIFQCGFRRFTACPIFSQHTNGNKHKYERYFQPESTVVASMYAPITFPPCPVLCYIEKLNGSLELIATGNVLSANPDRIIVKRVVLSGHPYKVHKRSAVVRFMFFHREDINWFKPVQLRTKYGRRGHIKEPLGTHGHMKCVFNGQLKSQDTILMNLYKRVFPKWTYEPMLLTQLQQEDQRMNVD from the exons atggGTATAATGAAACAAGAAGCACACCGACCTGGGACGTTTAAACAAACGAATAAACCACACAAGACTGGCAGGCATCGTAGCAAAGGTTCAATAAGCAGCGAGGTTAAAG GAAAAGTTGGAGTTAAGGTTCTGTCGAAACGTGCACGTAAAAATCTTGGAAAAGAAGCACGGAGACATCAGTCTTCTCAAATTAGAAAGAACAAAAGAGAAGAAATATTAGAACAAAAGAGAAGTTTAGGTGGATCACATGCTGCACCTCTTCTTATCAGTATTATCCCATTACAAGAGGATTTGGATACACAAAATGTACTCTCAATGATAATGAAAGCAGATGAGACTGCAATTGTGACTAATAGTCCATGTGGTACAATACACATAAG TGTACCCAGATTTAAGCAACGATTTTCCATTATTGTACCACCAGTTGGCAACATATTTGCTACTTTGGATGCAGCAAAG AAACGTCAAGAGTATAAGAATCGtgtgcaatctgcaatctccaaatggcTTCCAGAGGAAAAAATTTTGCAATTAGATACATCTGTTGATGCGTTAAACGTTTTACGACGAGTTGGGTCTCAGAAACAAAGAACTGTATCTTACAGAAATAAAAGACCCTATTTATTGgcagaagaaataaaatataaagctAACGAA GACTCAACGGATATTGGAACTCTTATAATATCTGGATATCTTAGAGAAGTATCATTGTCGGTAAATGGTTTAATACATGTACCAGGATTTGGAGATTTTCAAATGATTCAAATTGATGCTCCTGAAGATCCATATCCAATAgataaaaaggaaagaaaacatTGTAGTGCAATGGATGATGAGTCATCTATCAGAGTCCTGGAACGTGCAAATTCAAAGAAACAA GAATCTCTTGAAAGTGAGAATATACCTGATTCTATGGATGCCGAACAAACTTGGCCTACAGAAGAAGAATTGGCACAGGCAGTAGCTGctcaaaaaaagaaaattgtaaaGAAAGTACCAAAAGGGACTTCTGAATATCAAGCTGCTTGGATTCCtgatgaggatggag AGGAATTGAGCGAATATTCAAACAATGAATCAGATCAAATGTCTGTGGACGAAACGAAATCTCAAGCAAACAGCGAGGTAGAGGCGgaagaagacgaagaagaatatgaaacaattaCGATATCGGAAGCTGCTTTCGATGAGCAACGGTATGATCAAGACATCGATATAATAGAAGAAAAAGAAGCTATGGAGAAATTAAAAC AAGCAAAACTAGATGCACAATTTCCTGATGAGGTAGATACACCTCAAGATATGTTAGCGAAACAAAGATTTCAAAAATATCGTGGATTAGAATCATTCAGGACGAGTCCGTGGGATCCGAAAGAAAATCTTCCTATTGATTATGCTCGGATATTTCAGTTTCAGAATTTTGATCGAACACGTAAACGTATATTTAAAGAATCTCGGGAAATGGAAGGAGCTATG CCTGGCTGGTACATCAGGATTCATGTTGCAAATGTCAGACGGAATCTATTCACTGCATTCGGCACATTGGAAAATCGTCCGCTAATCGTATTCGGTTTACTTCCAAACGAACAAAAAATGTCTCTTTTGAATGTAGTATTAAAACATACTAATACTAGTCCGCAACCAGTGAAATCTAAAGAACGATTGATATTTCAATGTGGATTCAGAAGATTTACAGCATGCCCAATATTTAGTCAACACACGAATGGAAATAAGCATAAG taTGAAAGATACTTTCAACCAGAAAGCACTGTCGTAGCAAGTATGTATGCACCAATTACTTTTCCACCCTGCCCAGTTTTGTGCTACATCGAAAAATTGAACGGATCACTA GAGTTAATCGCAACCGGTAATGTATTATCTGCAAATCCAGATAGAATAATAGTAAAACGAGTAGTTCTCAGTGGTCATCCTTACAAAGTACATAAACGATCGGCAGTTGTAAGATtcatgtttttccatcgagagGATATAAATTGGTTTAAACCAGTTCAGTTACGAACAAAGTATGGTCGTCGAGGCCATATAAAGGAACCATTAG GCACGCATGGCCATATGAAGTGTGTGTTTAACGGTCAACTGAAATCGCAAGACACAATTCTAATGAATTTATATAAACGAGTATTTCCGAAATGGACATACGAACCAATGCTTTTAACCCAGTTGCAACAAGAAGATCAGCGTATGAATGTGGATTAA
- the Tsr1 gene encoding tsr1 ribosome assembly factor isoform X1 gives MGIMKQEAHRPGTFKQTNKPHKTGRHRSKGSISSEVKGKVGVKVLSKRARKNLGKEARRHQSSQIRKNKREEILEQKRSLGGSHAAPLLISIIPLQEDLDTQNVLSMIMKADETAIVTNSPCGTIHISVPRFKQRFSIIVPPVGNIFATLDAAKVATTVLFIVSAVNQCSNSPKHNILDQWGEEVITSCVAQGLSIPVVALTNLENLHLKKRQEYKNRVQSAISKWLPEEKILQLDTSVDALNVLRRVGSQKQRTVSYRNKRPYLLAEEIKYKANEDSTDIGTLIISGYLREVSLSVNGLIHVPGFGDFQMIQIDAPEDPYPIDKKERKHCSAMDDESSIRVLERANSKKQESLESENIPDSMDAEQTWPTEEELAQAVAAQKKKIVKKVPKGTSEYQAAWIPDEDGEELSEYSNNESDQMSVDETKSQANSEVEAEEDEEEYETITISEAAFDEQRYDQDIDIIEEKEAMEKLKQAKLDAQFPDEVDTPQDMLAKQRFQKYRGLESFRTSPWDPKENLPIDYARIFQFQNFDRTRKRIFKESREMEGAMPGWYIRIHVANVRRNLFTAFGTLENRPLIVFGLLPNEQKMSLLNVVLKHTNTSPQPVKSKERLIFQCGFRRFTACPIFSQHTNGNKHKYERYFQPESTVVASMYAPITFPPCPVLCYIEKLNGSLELIATGNVLSANPDRIIVKRVVLSGHPYKVHKRSAVVRFMFFHREDINWFKPVQLRTKYGRRGHIKEPLGTHGHMKCVFNGQLKSQDTILMNLYKRVFPKWTYEPMLLTQLQQEDQRMNVD, from the exons atggGTATAATGAAACAAGAAGCACACCGACCTGGGACGTTTAAACAAACGAATAAACCACACAAGACTGGCAGGCATCGTAGCAAAGGTTCAATAAGCAGCGAGGTTAAAG GAAAAGTTGGAGTTAAGGTTCTGTCGAAACGTGCACGTAAAAATCTTGGAAAAGAAGCACGGAGACATCAGTCTTCTCAAATTAGAAAGAACAAAAGAGAAGAAATATTAGAACAAAAGAGAAGTTTAGGTGGATCACATGCTGCACCTCTTCTTATCAGTATTATCCCATTACAAGAGGATTTGGATACACAAAATGTACTCTCAATGATAATGAAAGCAGATGAGACTGCAATTGTGACTAATAGTCCATGTGGTACAATACACATAAG TGTACCCAGATTTAAGCAACGATTTTCCATTATTGTACCACCAGTTGGCAACATATTTGCTACTTTGGATGCAGCAAAGGTAGCcacaactgttctttttattgttTCTGCAGTAAATCAATGTAGCAATAGTCCAAAACACAATATTCTTGATCAGTGGGGTGAAGAAGTCATCACATCTTGTGTTGCTCAAGGGTTATCTATACCAGTTGTAGCCCTTACAAATCTTGAAAATCTTCATTTAAAG AAACGTCAAGAGTATAAGAATCGtgtgcaatctgcaatctccaaatggcTTCCAGAGGAAAAAATTTTGCAATTAGATACATCTGTTGATGCGTTAAACGTTTTACGACGAGTTGGGTCTCAGAAACAAAGAACTGTATCTTACAGAAATAAAAGACCCTATTTATTGgcagaagaaataaaatataaagctAACGAA GACTCAACGGATATTGGAACTCTTATAATATCTGGATATCTTAGAGAAGTATCATTGTCGGTAAATGGTTTAATACATGTACCAGGATTTGGAGATTTTCAAATGATTCAAATTGATGCTCCTGAAGATCCATATCCAATAgataaaaaggaaagaaaacatTGTAGTGCAATGGATGATGAGTCATCTATCAGAGTCCTGGAACGTGCAAATTCAAAGAAACAA GAATCTCTTGAAAGTGAGAATATACCTGATTCTATGGATGCCGAACAAACTTGGCCTACAGAAGAAGAATTGGCACAGGCAGTAGCTGctcaaaaaaagaaaattgtaaaGAAAGTACCAAAAGGGACTTCTGAATATCAAGCTGCTTGGATTCCtgatgaggatggag AGGAATTGAGCGAATATTCAAACAATGAATCAGATCAAATGTCTGTGGACGAAACGAAATCTCAAGCAAACAGCGAGGTAGAGGCGgaagaagacgaagaagaatatgaaacaattaCGATATCGGAAGCTGCTTTCGATGAGCAACGGTATGATCAAGACATCGATATAATAGAAGAAAAAGAAGCTATGGAGAAATTAAAAC AAGCAAAACTAGATGCACAATTTCCTGATGAGGTAGATACACCTCAAGATATGTTAGCGAAACAAAGATTTCAAAAATATCGTGGATTAGAATCATTCAGGACGAGTCCGTGGGATCCGAAAGAAAATCTTCCTATTGATTATGCTCGGATATTTCAGTTTCAGAATTTTGATCGAACACGTAAACGTATATTTAAAGAATCTCGGGAAATGGAAGGAGCTATG CCTGGCTGGTACATCAGGATTCATGTTGCAAATGTCAGACGGAATCTATTCACTGCATTCGGCACATTGGAAAATCGTCCGCTAATCGTATTCGGTTTACTTCCAAACGAACAAAAAATGTCTCTTTTGAATGTAGTATTAAAACATACTAATACTAGTCCGCAACCAGTGAAATCTAAAGAACGATTGATATTTCAATGTGGATTCAGAAGATTTACAGCATGCCCAATATTTAGTCAACACACGAATGGAAATAAGCATAAG taTGAAAGATACTTTCAACCAGAAAGCACTGTCGTAGCAAGTATGTATGCACCAATTACTTTTCCACCCTGCCCAGTTTTGTGCTACATCGAAAAATTGAACGGATCACTA GAGTTAATCGCAACCGGTAATGTATTATCTGCAAATCCAGATAGAATAATAGTAAAACGAGTAGTTCTCAGTGGTCATCCTTACAAAGTACATAAACGATCGGCAGTTGTAAGATtcatgtttttccatcgagagGATATAAATTGGTTTAAACCAGTTCAGTTACGAACAAAGTATGGTCGTCGAGGCCATATAAAGGAACCATTAG GCACGCATGGCCATATGAAGTGTGTGTTTAACGGTCAACTGAAATCGCAAGACACAATTCTAATGAATTTATATAAACGAGTATTTCCGAAATGGACATACGAACCAATGCTTTTAACCCAGTTGCAACAAGAAGATCAGCGTATGAATGTGGATTAA